From a single Candidatus Brevundimonas phytovorans genomic region:
- a CDS encoding ACT domain-containing protein has translation MSDTIHIQIDRADGSLQRLIGLVERRGFHIDGMSMADIDGASRRIALTVRGRDAARSIDNLGCQIDRLFGVSRIGAQSFQSEAA, from the coding sequence ATGAGCGACACCATTCACATCCAGATCGACCGGGCCGACGGCTCGCTTCAGCGTCTCATCGGCCTGGTGGAACGCCGCGGCTTCCACATCGACGGCATGAGCATGGCCGACATCGACGGCGCCTCGCGCCGTATCGCCCTGACCGTGCGCGGCCGCGACGCCGCGCGCTCCATCGACAACCTGGGTTGCCAGATCGACCGCCTGTTCGGCGTGTCCCGCATCGGCGCCCAGTCCTTCCAGTCCGAGGCCGCCTAA
- the ilvG gene encoding acetolactate synthase 2 catalytic subunit, which yields MSVVAPKPAPAPAPVNDTATGARLLVSSLERMGVEVVFGYPGGAIMPIYDALTGTGLKHILVRHEQGAAFAADAYARASGKVGVCMATSGPGATNLITGIANAMMDSVPMVCITGNVPQGVMGTDAFQEIDILGVTLPIVKHSILVRDASEIPAAVEQAFHIAASGRPGPVLVDLPKDVQFATAAAPFGFNIPNETAEVDHDAVAEAERFIRAAERPLIYIGGGVKIGRATEAVRAFAEATGIPTVSTLNALGTVATDAPGYLGMLGMHGTRAANEAVQASDLLIVLGARFDDRATGKLAEFAPHARVVHFDIDASEIGKLRETHVAVAGELKPGVEVLTARLAATPLAIDPWVIRCASAAVHHAARYDAPGEGVYAPALLKQLSEAAGDRFVAACDVGQHQMWAAQHCRFSKPEAHITSGGLGAMGFGLPAGLGAKLADPSATVVTIAGDGGFMMNIQELATLKRYGVALKIVLLDNSSLGLVRQWQELFFEENYSEVDLSDNPDFVKVAEAFGIEAFRIDRRDQVQDGIARLLAADGPCLAHVVINPKENVWPLVPPGKSNAEMMEGA from the coding sequence ATGAGCGTCGTCGCCCCGAAACCCGCCCCCGCCCCGGCGCCCGTGAACGACACGGCCACCGGCGCGCGCCTGCTCGTCTCCAGCCTGGAGCGGATGGGCGTGGAGGTGGTCTTCGGCTATCCCGGCGGCGCCATCATGCCCATCTATGACGCCCTGACCGGCACGGGCCTGAAGCATATCCTGGTCCGTCACGAACAGGGAGCGGCCTTCGCCGCCGACGCCTATGCCCGCGCCTCGGGCAAGGTCGGAGTCTGCATGGCCACCTCCGGCCCCGGCGCCACCAATCTGATCACCGGCATCGCCAACGCCATGATGGATTCGGTGCCTATGGTCTGCATCACCGGCAACGTCCCCCAGGGCGTCATGGGCACCGACGCCTTCCAGGAGATCGACATCCTGGGCGTCACCCTGCCGATCGTGAAACACTCCATCCTGGTCCGCGACGCCTCGGAGATCCCGGCTGCCGTCGAACAGGCCTTCCACATCGCCGCCTCGGGCCGCCCCGGTCCGGTCCTGGTCGACCTGCCCAAGGACGTCCAGTTCGCCACGGCCGCCGCCCCCTTCGGCTTCAACATCCCCAATGAGACCGCCGAGGTCGATCACGACGCCGTCGCCGAGGCCGAACGCTTCATCCGCGCCGCCGAGCGCCCGCTGATCTACATCGGCGGCGGGGTGAAGATCGGCCGCGCGACCGAAGCCGTCCGCGCCTTCGCCGAGGCCACTGGCATCCCCACCGTCTCGACCCTGAACGCCCTGGGCACCGTCGCCACCGACGCCCCCGGCTACCTGGGCATGCTGGGCATGCACGGCACGCGCGCCGCCAATGAGGCCGTCCAGGCGTCGGACCTGCTGATCGTCCTGGGCGCTCGCTTCGACGACCGCGCCACGGGCAAGCTGGCCGAGTTCGCGCCCCACGCCCGCGTCGTCCATTTCGACATCGACGCCTCCGAGATCGGCAAGCTGCGCGAGACCCATGTCGCGGTCGCCGGCGAACTGAAGCCCGGCGTCGAGGTCCTGACCGCGCGCTTGGCGGCCACGCCTCTGGCCATCGATCCCTGGGTCATCCGCTGCGCCTCCGCCGCCGTGCATCACGCCGCCCGCTATGACGCGCCGGGCGAAGGCGTCTATGCGCCCGCCCTGCTGAAGCAGTTGTCCGAAGCCGCCGGCGACCGCTTCGTCGCCGCCTGCGACGTCGGCCAGCATCAGATGTGGGCGGCTCAACATTGTCGCTTCTCCAAGCCGGAAGCCCACATCACCTCGGGCGGCCTGGGCGCCATGGGCTTCGGCCTGCCCGCCGGTCTGGGCGCCAAGCTGGCCGACCCCTCGGCCACGGTCGTCACCATCGCCGGCGACGGCGGCTTCATGATGAACATCCAGGAGCTGGCGACGCTGAAACGCTACGGCGTCGCCCTGAAGATCGTCCTGCTGGACAACTCGTCGCTGGGCCTGGTGCGCCAGTGGCAGGAGCTGTTCTTCGAGGAGAACTATTCCGAGGTCGACCTGTCCGACAACCCGGACTTCGTGAAGGTGGCCGAGGCCTTCGGCATCGAGGCCTTCCGCATCGACCGCCGCGATCAGGTCCAGGACGGCATCGCCCGCCTGCTGGCCGCCGACGGCCCCTGCCTGGCCCACGTCGTCATCAACCCCAAAGAGAACGTCTGGCCTCTGGTTCCGCCGGGCAAGAGCAACGCTGAAATGATGGAAGGCGCATGA
- a CDS encoding 2-isopropylmalate synthase produces the protein MSRVERVSRTAEIAASDPNRVIIFDTTLRDGEQAPGFSMSADAKLKMAHVLRDLGVDVIEAGFAAASPGDEECIRRVCGEIEGPVFASLSRANEKDIDASFRALSPAPKSHRRCHVFLATSPIHRSAKLRMSTNEVLATASRMVEYARSMFDDVEFSAEDAFRTEPEFLAEVLMAAADAGAQTLNVPDTVGYATPEEVRQRFAYVDGIIRPRHSDVIFSSHCHNDLGLAVANSLAAVEGGARQVEGAINGIGERAGNASIEEIIMAIRTRADRYGVTVAAESRHLVRASETLRDVTETVIARNKAVVGLNAFAHEAGIHQHGMMADARTYEIMRPEDVGFEGSYFVLGKHSGRHAVGKRAEALGHVLEGQRLADVFAGFKQRADQIGEINDAELTAIITAVTAQTMTGGASAQMDKTYATAG, from the coding sequence ATGTCCCGAGTAGAACGAGTATCCAGAACCGCAGAGATTGCGGCGTCGGATCCCAACCGCGTCATCATCTTCGACACCACCCTGCGCGACGGCGAACAGGCCCCCGGCTTCTCCATGTCGGCCGACGCCAAGCTGAAGATGGCCCATGTCCTGCGCGACCTGGGCGTGGACGTGATCGAGGCCGGCTTCGCGGCCGCCTCGCCGGGCGACGAGGAATGCATCCGGCGCGTCTGCGGCGAGATCGAGGGCCCGGTCTTCGCCTCGCTGTCGCGCGCCAACGAGAAGGACATCGACGCCTCGTTCCGGGCCCTGTCGCCCGCGCCCAAATCGCATCGCCGCTGCCACGTCTTCCTGGCCACCAGCCCGATCCACCGCTCGGCCAAGCTGCGGATGAGCACCAACGAGGTGCTGGCGACGGCGTCGCGCATGGTGGAATACGCCCGCTCGATGTTCGACGATGTCGAGTTCTCGGCCGAGGACGCCTTCCGCACCGAGCCGGAGTTCCTGGCCGAGGTGCTGATGGCCGCCGCCGACGCCGGCGCCCAGACGCTGAACGTGCCCGACACCGTCGGCTACGCCACGCCGGAAGAAGTGCGTCAGCGCTTCGCCTATGTGGACGGGATCATCCGCCCGCGTCATTCGGACGTGATCTTCTCCAGCCACTGCCACAACGACCTGGGTCTGGCCGTGGCCAATTCTCTGGCCGCCGTCGAGGGCGGAGCGCGTCAGGTCGAGGGCGCGATCAACGGCATCGGCGAACGGGCCGGCAACGCCTCGATCGAAGAAATCATCATGGCCATCCGCACCCGCGCGGACCGCTATGGCGTGACCGTGGCCGCCGAGAGCCGCCACCTGGTGCGCGCCTCCGAGACCCTGCGCGACGTGACCGAGACGGTCATCGCCCGCAACAAGGCCGTCGTCGGCCTGAACGCCTTCGCCCACGAGGCCGGGATCCACCAGCACGGCATGATGGCCGACGCCCGCACCTACGAGATCATGCGTCCCGAGGACGTCGGTTTCGAGGGCAGCTACTTCGTGCTGGGCAAGCATTCCGGCCGCCACGCGGTCGGCAAGCGGGCCGAGGCCCTGGGCCATGTGCTGGAAGGCCAGCGCCTGGCCGACGTCTTCGCCGGCTTCAAACAACGCGCCGACCAGATCGGCGAAATCAATGACGCGGAGCTGACCGCCATCATCACGGCTGTGACAGCCCAGACGATGACGGGGGGCGCCTCCGCACAAATGGACAAGACCTATGCAACCGCTGGCTAA
- the ilvC gene encoding ketol-acid reductoisomerase, whose protein sequence is MAITIYTNDDIKPGAIAGQRIAVIGYGSQGRAHAQNLKDSGHDVVVGVRQGGTGWKHATADGVPTAEPAEAVRGADIIAILTPDMIQNEVYRDIIEPNAKPGAALLFAHGFSIIYDRITPRDDMDVILVAPKGPGDLVRREFARGRGVPSLFAIEKDATGKARDRAMGYAKGIGGATGGLLETSFREETETDLFGEQAVLCGGAKELVMSGFNTLVEAGYQPEIAYFECLHELKLIVDLFYEGGISKMHHFISETAKWGAVASGPRVINDETRARMKTVLTEIQDGTFARNWIAENEAGKPQYAAWLKADSESQIEQTGARLRERMAWLQTAKSEAA, encoded by the coding sequence ATGGCCATCACCATCTACACCAACGACGACATCAAGCCGGGCGCCATCGCCGGCCAGCGCATCGCCGTCATCGGCTATGGCTCGCAAGGTCGCGCCCACGCCCAGAACCTGAAGGACTCGGGCCATGACGTCGTCGTCGGCGTTCGTCAGGGCGGCACGGGCTGGAAACACGCCACCGCCGACGGCGTCCCCACCGCCGAGCCGGCAGAGGCCGTTCGCGGCGCGGACATCATCGCCATCCTGACCCCGGACATGATCCAGAACGAGGTCTATCGCGACATCATCGAGCCCAACGCCAAGCCGGGCGCCGCCCTGCTGTTCGCCCACGGCTTCTCGATCATCTACGACCGCATCACCCCGCGCGACGACATGGACGTCATCCTGGTCGCGCCCAAGGGTCCGGGCGATCTGGTCCGTCGCGAGTTCGCCCGCGGCCGCGGCGTCCCCTCGCTCTTCGCCATCGAGAAGGACGCGACCGGCAAGGCGCGCGACCGCGCCATGGGCTACGCCAAGGGCATCGGCGGCGCGACCGGCGGCCTGCTGGAGACCTCCTTCCGCGAAGAAACCGAAACCGACCTGTTCGGCGAGCAGGCCGTCCTGTGCGGCGGCGCCAAGGAACTGGTCATGTCGGGCTTCAACACCTTGGTCGAGGCCGGCTACCAGCCCGAGATCGCCTACTTCGAATGCCTGCATGAGCTGAAGCTGATCGTGGACCTGTTCTACGAGGGGGGCATCTCCAAGATGCACCACTTCATCTCGGAAACGGCCAAGTGGGGCGCCGTCGCCTCGGGCCCGCGCGTCATCAACGACGAGACCCGCGCCCGTATGAAGACGGTCCTGACCGAGATCCAGGACGGGACCTTCGCCCGCAACTGGATCGCCGAGAACGAGGCCGGCAAGCCCCAGTACGCCGCCTGGCTGAAGGCCGACAGCGAATCCCAGATCGAACAGACCGGCGCGCGCCTGCGCGAGCGCATGGCCTGGCTGCAGACCGCCAAGTCCGAAGCCGCCTGA
- a CDS encoding dihydroxy-acid dehydratase, with the protein MTNSQDSKKLPNERSSAVTRGPNRAAARSYLRAAGMQDADFDKPMIAIVNTWSTVTPCNMHLDRLAKDVRAGIIAAGGYPIDFNTIVVTDGISMGTAGMKASLISREVVADSIELAVEGHQLDGVVCIVGCDKTIPAAAMALARMDIPGLVYYGGTIMPGLIGTKEVSVQEVFEAIGAHGAGALDDAGLKAVESAVCPGAGACGGQFTANTMAMALSMMGISPMGANDVPAVHPGKGAEGERCGRLIVERVFAGDTARKYITKASLKNAAIAVSASGGSTNAVMHLTAIAAEAGVDFGIEDCHQACVEAPVICDLKPGGRFLASHLFSAGGTRLVAQRLAEAGKITNIPTVSGRSLFTEAGDAEETPGQQVVTSMDAPVMARGSYAVIYGDVAPEGAVIKLTGHKVDRFEGPAAVFDCEEDAFHAVQDGSVGEGDVIIIRYEGPKGGPGMREMLQVTAALKGRKIENVALLTDGRFSGASYGFVAGHVSPEAAAGGPIALIRDGDPIVIDVTNRRIDVLVDLEARRADFAPNRVRPAQGVFAKYRAAVASASQGAVTIPNPPPAQIPADLAPATYSNAPVSEDA; encoded by the coding sequence ATGACGAACTCGCAAGACAGCAAAAAACTACCCAATGAGCGCAGTTCGGCCGTGACGCGCGGTCCGAACCGCGCCGCCGCGCGCTCCTATCTGCGGGCCGCAGGGATGCAGGACGCCGACTTCGACAAGCCGATGATCGCCATCGTCAACACCTGGTCGACGGTCACGCCGTGCAACATGCACCTGGACCGTCTGGCCAAGGACGTGCGCGCCGGCATCATCGCGGCGGGCGGCTATCCCATCGACTTCAACACCATCGTCGTCACCGACGGGATCTCGATGGGCACGGCGGGCATGAAGGCCTCGCTGATCAGCCGTGAGGTCGTCGCCGACTCCATCGAGCTGGCGGTCGAGGGCCACCAGCTGGACGGCGTCGTCTGCATCGTCGGCTGCGACAAGACCATCCCGGCGGCGGCCATGGCCCTGGCCCGGATGGATATCCCCGGCCTGGTCTATTACGGCGGCACCATCATGCCCGGCCTGATCGGAACCAAGGAGGTCTCGGTCCAGGAAGTGTTCGAGGCCATCGGCGCGCACGGCGCCGGTGCGCTGGACGACGCCGGGCTGAAGGCGGTCGAAAGCGCCGTCTGCCCCGGCGCCGGCGCCTGCGGCGGTCAGTTCACGGCCAACACCATGGCCATGGCCCTGTCGATGATGGGCATCAGCCCCATGGGCGCCAACGACGTCCCCGCCGTCCATCCGGGCAAGGGCGCGGAAGGCGAGCGCTGTGGTCGCCTGATCGTCGAGCGGGTCTTCGCTGGCGACACCGCCCGCAAATACATCACCAAGGCCAGCCTGAAGAACGCCGCCATCGCCGTCTCGGCCTCGGGCGGCTCGACCAACGCCGTCATGCACCTGACCGCCATCGCCGCCGAGGCCGGCGTCGACTTCGGCATCGAGGACTGCCACCAGGCCTGCGTCGAGGCCCCGGTCATCTGCGACCTGAAGCCGGGCGGCCGCTTCCTGGCCTCGCACCTGTTCTCGGCGGGCGGCACGCGTCTGGTCGCCCAGCGTCTGGCCGAGGCCGGCAAGATCACCAACATCCCCACCGTCAGCGGCCGCAGCCTGTTCACCGAGGCGGGCGACGCCGAGGAAACGCCGGGCCAGCAGGTCGTCACCAGCATGGACGCCCCCGTCATGGCGCGCGGCTCCTACGCCGTCATCTATGGCGACGTCGCCCCTGAAGGCGCGGTCATCAAGCTGACCGGCCACAAGGTCGACCGCTTCGAAGGCCCCGCCGCCGTCTTCGACTGCGAGGAAGACGCCTTCCACGCCGTTCAGGACGGATCGGTCGGCGAAGGCGACGTCATCATCATCCGCTACGAAGGGCCCAAGGGCGGTCCCGGCATGCGCGAGATGCTGCAGGTCACCGCCGCCCTGAAGGGCCGCAAGATCGAGAACGTCGCCCTGCTGACCGACGGTCGCTTCTCGGGCGCCTCCTACGGCTTCGTGGCCGGCCACGTCTCGCCCGAAGCGGCGGCGGGCGGCCCGATCGCCCTCATTCGCGATGGCGATCCGATCGTCATCGACGTCACCAACCGAAGGATCGACGTGCTCGTCGATCTGGAGGCGCGCCGGGCGGACTTCGCCCCCAACCGGGTCCGTCCGGCGCAAGGCGTTTTCGCGAAATACCGCGCCGCCGTCGCCTCCGCCTCGCAAGGGGCCGTGACCATCCCCAATCCGCCGCCGGCCCAGATTCCCGCAGATCTGGCGCCCGCCACCTATTCCAACGCCCCCGTTTCTGAGGACGCCTGA